A genomic stretch from Dissulfurispira thermophila includes:
- a CDS encoding PPC domain-containing DNA-binding protein, with product MKYQIGETGRVIVARFEDRDNILQGLCEIAKKENIRACVFYLVGGMRSGRFVVGPEKEELPPIPIWRELNESHEIVGLGTIFWQADEPKAHFHGAFGKRDDVRVGCVRENAETFLVLEAIIIEIKGINAVRELDPISNLVLLKL from the coding sequence ATGAAGTATCAAATTGGTGAGACAGGAAGGGTTATTGTTGCACGGTTTGAGGACAGGGACAATATTTTGCAGGGGCTCTGCGAGATTGCAAAAAAAGAAAATATAAGAGCATGCGTATTCTATCTTGTTGGTGGCATGAGAAGTGGCAGATTTGTGGTTGGTCCTGAAAAAGAAGAACTGCCACCAATTCCTATATGGCGTGAGCTTAACGAAAGCCATGAGATCGTGGGGCTTGGAACTATCTTTTGGCAGGCTGATGAACCGAAGGCTCATTTTCATGGGGCATTTGGAAAGAGGGATGATGTAAGGGTAGGTTGTGTAAGGGAAAATGCAGAGACATTCCTTGTGCTTGAGGCAATAATAATCGAGATAAAGGGCATAAATGCAGTAAGAGAACTTGATCCTATTTCGAATTTGGTACTACTGAAATTATAA
- the waaF gene encoding lipopolysaccharide heptosyltransferase II: MNKVLINKIPKKILVIKPSSLGDIVHSLPFLNAVKDAFPFAEIHWIVAKGLEGLLENHPMVKRLWIINKDQWKNKGRIKETVAEFISLFKELERESYDIVIDLQGLMRSGILTYMTRSRVRIGFKEAREYSSMFYTHRIKGGKEIHAVDRYLKIASALGCEIGDVKFPMPLIKESEDVKRLKRDIGDYAVLVPGARWMTKRWKPVNFGSLASMLDIKTVVVGSSMDAEIAKGIEFCSNGKAKALAGKTDIKELISIVRGARYVVSNDSGPMHIAAAFGIPIVAIFGPTNPVRTGPYGKNNIVVKSGVECAPCYKKNCRKVKCMDDISVEDVYEAVMSIC, translated from the coding sequence ATGAATAAGGTCTTGATTAATAAGATTCCAAAAAAGATATTAGTTATCAAACCAAGTTCTCTCGGTGATATTGTGCATAGCCTTCCATTTCTTAATGCTGTAAAGGACGCCTTCCCTTTTGCTGAGATACATTGGATAGTAGCAAAGGGTCTTGAAGGACTCCTCGAAAACCATCCAATGGTGAAGAGACTCTGGATAATTAATAAAGACCAGTGGAAAAATAAAGGTAGAATAAAAGAAACAGTGGCTGAATTCATAAGCCTTTTTAAAGAGCTCGAGAGGGAATCTTATGATATAGTTATAGATCTTCAGGGTCTTATGAGAAGCGGTATTTTGACATATATGACCCGCTCTCGTGTCAGGATTGGATTTAAAGAAGCAAGGGAATATAGCAGCATGTTTTATACACATAGAATTAAAGGAGGCAAAGAAATACATGCGGTTGACAGGTATCTGAAGATTGCATCTGCTCTTGGCTGTGAGATAGGGGATGTGAAATTCCCCATGCCGCTTATTAAAGAATCTGAAGATGTAAAGAGACTAAAGAGAGATATTGGAGATTATGCAGTGCTTGTTCCGGGTGCTCGATGGATGACAAAGAGATGGAAGCCTGTGAATTTTGGTAGTCTTGCATCAATGCTTGATATAAAGACTGTGGTAGTGGGAAGTTCGATGGATGCAGAAATAGCCAAAGGTATTGAGTTTTGTTCTAATGGAAAGGCAAAGGCATTGGCAGGAAAAACAGACATAAAGGAACTTATATCTATAGTCAGAGGTGCAAGATATGTTGTCTCCAATGACTCAGGACCAATGCATATAGCTGCTGCATTTGGTATTCCTATAGTTGCAATATTTGGACCTACAAATCCAGTGAGGACAGGGCCTTATGGCAAGAACAATATTGTGGTTAAGTCTGGTGTTGAGTGTGCACCGTGTTATAAGAAGAATTGTAGGAAGGTCAAATGTATGGATGATATATCTGTTGAAGATGTATATGAAGCAGTAATGAGCATTTGTTAA